The following is a genomic window from Pedobacter sp. KBS0701.
TGGTGCTCTCATTGATCATTATTCTAATTGGGGGAATGGTTGAGATGATGCCAACTTTTACTATTCAATCTAACGTGCCGACTATTGCAAGTGTAAAACCATACAGTGCGCTCGAGCTGCAGGGCAGGGATCTTTACATCAGAGAAGGTTGTGTAAACTGCCATTCACAAACTGTTCGACCTTTCCGCTCAGAAACCGAACGTTATGGAGAGTATAGCAAGGCCGGAGAATTTGTTTACGATCACCCGTTTTTATGGGGCAGTAAACGTACCGGACCAGATCTTCACCGTGTAGGGGGAAAGTATTCTGATGCCTGGCATTACAATCACCTGGCCGATCCTACTTCAATGTCGCCGGGAAGTATTATGCCACCATATCCATGGCTCATTGAACAGCAACTGGATATCAGCACTACTGCGAGTAAAATCAGGGCCATGCAAACATTGGGCGTGCCATATCCTGAAGGCTATGACAAACATGCCAATGAGGATTTAAAAATACAGGCTGAAAAAATTGCTTTAGACCTGAAGCAGAACAACATTAAAGTTAAAAGCGACCGTGAAATTGTAGCCATTATTGCTTACCTGCAACGATTGGGTACTGATATTAAAGCCAATAAAGAAACCATTCCTTCAAATCAATAAAATATGTTCAATCAGATCAAAGATTTAGCCGGTGGCGAAATATACCTCGTTACCTCTCTGCTCATGTTTATGGTGTTTTTTGTAATTGTTGGCGTTTACCTCTTCAAATTAAGCAAAAACCATATCAAAACCATGAGTGAAATTCCTTTTCAAGACAACAAAACCAATCAATATGAAGAAGATTAAACTATTGTTATTTTCACTGTTTTTATCGGCGGCAAGCTACGCTGCTGAACAAAAAACAGCAGAAGCTATAGTACCTTCTCAGCCTGGATTAGGACTTAGCCAAACTGAAATACTCATTATACTGCTTTTGCTTTTTGCATTAGTCCTGCTTTTTGTTTCGCTAACGTTGCTCAATGCATTTAAAGTAATGTACCAGGAACAGTTAAACCCCACTAAATATAGCGGACCTGTGAAGGAGGGGGCACTCGATTACGATAGCTGGTTGAAACAAAAAACGGTAAAACCTTCTATATGGGCAAAATTGTTGAGTTTAAAACCCATTGAAGAAGAAAAGAACCTGGTGATTGATCATGCTTATGATGGCATTAAGGAGCTAAACAATCCGGTACCGGCCTGGTTTAATTTCCTGTTTTTTGGTACGATGATTTTCGCTGCAGGTTATCTCTTTTATTACCACATTGGTGGCTATGGCGATCTGCAGGATAAAGAATACGAGAATGAAATGGCCAAAGCACAAGTAGAAAAAGCAGCCTATCTCGAAAAATCGGCCAATACCATTGATGAAAACTCCGTAAAGTTTGATAATACGCCAACGGTATTGGAAGATGGGAAAACGATTTTTAATACAAACTGTGTGGTTTGCCACGGCGATAAAGGGCAGGGGGTGATTGGTCCCAACTTAACTGATGATTACTGGTTACATGGTGGAGGTATTAATAATGTGTTTAAAACCATTAAATATGGCGTTCCGGAAAAAGGGATGATCAGTTGGGAGAAAAACCTCAATCCGAAACAGATCAGTGCCGTGGCTAATTTTATCTTGTCGTTAAAAGGAAGCAATCCAGCGGGTGCCAAAGCCCCACAGGGCGAAAAATACGAGGCGAAAGATGTAAAAGACAATGAGATGAAAGTAGCGAAAGATAGTGTAAACCAAGCAGATGTTACCAAAAAATAAACCGGAAAGTAAGGGCAAGGGCAGAAATTTCATTTACCCTAAAAAACCGTCTGGTAGATTGTACACCTACCGCAAGTGGGTAAGTTATATGTTGCTGTTATTTTTGTTCTCCTGCCCGTTTCTAAAACTTAACGGCGAGCAATTGGTGCTGCTGAATTTCATCGAAAGGAAATTCGTTTTCTTTGGGTTGATTTTCACCCCACAGGATTTTTACCTTTTTGCACTCGCCATGCTCATCTTTATCATCTTCATTGTATGTTTTACAGTGGTATTGGGCAGGTTGTGGTGCGGATGGGCCTGTCCACAGACCATTTTTATGGAGATGGTTTTCCGTAGGATAGAATATTGGATAGAGGGTGATGCCAGTAAGCAAAAGAAACTGGATGAAGGACCCTGGAACACCGAAAAGTTATGGAAAAAGGGAATCAAACATTTTATTTTTCTGATCATCTCTTTTGCCATCGCCAATACCTTTCTGGCTTATATGATCGGCTCTGATGTGCTGTTTAAAATCATCACCGAGCCCATTACGGGCCACGTTTCAGGTTTTATATCCATCTGGCTGTTTACTTTTATATTTTATGGTGTATTTGCTTACGTGCGCGAAGTGGTATGCACTGTAATCTGCCCTTATGGCAGGCTTCAGGGGGTGCTGCTTGATAACCAGAGCCTCGTAGTAGCTTACGATTTTACAAGGGGCGAACCCCGCGGACGTTTACAGCGAAATACACAAGAACAAAAAACTGGCGATTGTATCGATTGTGGCTTGTGTGTACAGGTTTGCCCTACGGGGATCGATATCCGCCAGGGAACACAGCTCGAATGTGTGAACTGTACCGCCTGCATCGATTCGTGTGATGAAGTTATGTTGAAAATAGGCAAACCCAAAAACCTGATTGGTTTCTTTAACCAGGATTTTATTGCAGAGCGGAAACCTTATAAAATTGGATTAAAATCTTATGGTTATGCTGCGGTTTTATTCGTGGTATTAATGGTTTTTTCTTCCCTGATTTATAAAAGAGAAAACATCCAGACCACCGTTTTAAGGGCCAGTGGTACTTTATACCAAAGCAGGGGAACGGATAAAACCAGTAACCTGTACAATGCAGAGCTGGTGAACAAAACCAATAAAGCGGTAAAATTTACTTTCAGGTCGCAGGATAGTAGTGATCAGATCGATTTTATTCAGCAAGCAACTGTTTTACCAAAAGAAGGTACCGTGCACCTCACATTCTTTCTGATCAGGAAAAATAATTCGATTAAAAAATACAAAACGGATGCCGTTTTCGAAGTGCTTGCCAATGGCGAGGTGTTGAGTACCGCGACAACTAGTTTTTTCGCACAGCCGGAAAGTGAATGATTGAAGGAGAGAATGAGAAAATAATTGAATGAGGGAAATAGAAAAGCAGTGAATTATAAGAGTAATAAAATGAGAAAATGACTCAATGAGAAAAAGTTAACGATAGAATATGGATTTGCCTTTAAACATTCTCTCATTCAAAACTCACTCATTCAATCATTAATTTAAATACAAAACGTATGAACTGGGGAACAAAAATAGTAATGGGGATGTTTGCATTTATGCTATTTATCGTGGGGATGGTGATTTACATGTTCCATGTGCACGGTAGGGACGCCCTGATCGAAGAAAATTATTACGAAAAGGGAATCAATTACAATGCAGAATACGATGCCAAACAGAATGTATTAAACGATGATGCCAGGCCTAAAATTACCATTACCCATACCCAAATTGTAATACAGTTAAAAGACAGTGCGCAATATGAGCTGGTATTGATGAGGCCCGCCAATAGCGATGATGATGTTAAACGAAAAGGAAATACCACCGGAGCTTCGCATCTTATCCTGGTAGATAAAACAAAAATGGCTAAGGGAATGTGGTTTATCAACCTTTCATGGCATGCAGAGGGCAAAGTATATCTTTTTAAAAATAACATTACCTTATGACCGACTATCTGCCATTGGCATTTTTAATGGGCCTGTTTGGAAGCCTCCATTGCGCGGTAATGTGCGGACCCATTATGCTAGGCATGCCCTTCAGAAAACAGGATTTCTTTAATAGTGCGGTTCAGCTTTTGTTATATCAGCTGGGTAGAATTGCTGTTTATACCATTTTAGGCTTGCTGGTTGGCATTTTAGGAAACAGCATACGCCTTTTCAGTGATCAGAAAACGTTGAGTATACTTATTGGTTCGGGATTAATCCTATTCACCGCTTTACAGTTAAATAAAACATATAGAAACCGTTTTTCAACGCTTCAGTTAAAGGCGATGAACCCGCTGAGCAAATTAATGGGGAAGGTATTTAATTTAAAATTATGGGGATTGTTTGCAGGTATGCTTAATGGCATTATCCCCTGTGGCATGGTTTACCTGGCCCTGGCAACGGCATTAAATACGGGCAATGTTCAATCGGGTGCTACTTTTATGTTTCTTTTCGGCCTCGGAACCACCCCATTAATGCTCATGATCTCGCTTGGGGGAATCTTTTTGAAAAAATACATCCGTTTTAACACCAATAAGCTTATTCCCTGGCTAATGCTTTTTATGGGCGCTTTACTCATCATGCGCTCCGCCGATTTGGGCATTCCGTTTTTTTCTCCCAAAAATACAGGCGGTTATGGGCATTCGATAGAGTGCAGGTAAATGGGTTTGGAGTTGGGCGTTGGGAGTCGATTAACCGATTGAATCATCGACCATATAAAGAAATTAAGAATTTAAGATTTAGATAAATCTTATAATACGATCGTCATTTCGACTGAGGCGCAGCGAAATGGAGAAATCTGTGAGCTAAGTTAAAAGATTTCTCCACTTCGCTCGAAATGACGATTTTTGTAGGAACCAATGATCTGTTAACCGATTAACCGATTTGCATGAACCAATGACCAGTGAACTAATGAACATAATTCACTACTGCGTGCGTTTCTTCTCCTCCTCACTTGCCGAAGTTCTTTTCCTCGCTGCTGTAGGATTACCGCCCAGCCTGTACGAGAAACTTAAGGTAGCGCTGCGGGTATCGTTTTGCTCGTAAAAGCCATTGCGTTGATTTTCATAATTAACATCAATCCGGTAGGCATTTCCATAAAAAATATCGTTTACAGCCAGCCTTAAAGTTCCTTTACCTTTTAACAAACTTTTGCTCATACCAGCACTCACATCGTAAAGCCGTGCAAGCTTATAAATACCCTGTATGGTAGGGGAAGAGTACCATGCGCTGATTTCTGCTTTTAAACCCTGAGCTTTATTTAATGTAAAAGCATGGTTAGAACTTAGATAAATGCCCCATACATGATAATCGTAGCGGGCCTGTAAATATCCCGATTTTTCCTGGCGGTAGGAGCCCTGTGCATAATTGTTGATTTCCCACCATGAAGCCGCCTGGATCGGAAAGGAGGCTGAAAAGCCCGTCTCCTGGCTTAAATCGAGGTTCCTCTGGGTATCATAAAAGAGTTTTGAGCCATTATCCTGTACCGTGATATTACTAAAATAATCAACCACCCGCCTTAGGTAAAATGAAATATTATATTGCTGTTTGTAGGTATAACCCAGTTCGCCATTGTATATAAAAGCAGGTTGCAATGCCGGGTTGCCCTCCAGGTAGGTGTATGGACTGGTGTAAGATTTAAAAGGGTTAAGCCTCCAGTATTCAGGCCTGTTGATTCTCGAATTATAAGTGAGGTTTATTTCATGGTCCTTATTCATTTTATACGCCACAAAAAGTGTTGGGAAAAGCTTAAAATAGTTGTTTTGGTTATTGGTGTTTAATACCATTGATTGGCCATTTGTCCGGGTGTATTCGCCACGAAAACCGCCTTCAAAGCTCCAGTTACCTACATCTCCACTAATACTCGCGTAAATAGCCGATACATTTTCTGCATATTCAAAACGGTCGCTGCGGTTCGGTATCAATTCTGGGCCAGTGGCCTGATTATTATAAAAATCAAAGTTGTTACGGGTACGGATACTGCTGTATTTCAGTCCCGATTCAAAGGTCCATTTCTTCCAGAACTTATCCGTATAATCCAGTTTTCCCGAATAGATATCGATATTCTGGTTAGATGGAGTAAAGATGTGGTAATTGTCGGAAAGTAGATTGCCGTTGGCCAACGTGCCATAAGTATCTACCTGCTGACTGTTTTTGTTCTGATATGGCACATAATCCACATCTACGTTAATATTCCGGCCATTGGTATCCAGTTTAATCTTGTAATTAAGGTTAAAGCTATATTGGTAAACTTTTCCATTAGAAACGTTTTGCGTATGGAGGATTGAATCTGGTAATGGTTTATAGTTATTTACAATCGTGGTTAGCACCTGGTTCGGCCTGCTGTTGTTCCCATTGTAGCCATTTACCAAAATACCAATTACCTGTTTGCTGCTGAGGTTGTAGTCGGCACCAATTTTATAACTATTGGCATTTCCCGAGCGTATTCCCGATTTATCATTCCGCCAATCCGAGTAATTTTCAGGCGAGTCGAAAATAACATATTCATTTTCTGTATGGTCCTTTTTACGCCTGCTGTAGCCGTAACTGCCGTACACATTCAGCTTGTCTTTCCGATAATTGAATACCATACTCGGATTATAGCTGCTATAGGTTGATTGGGTATAACCGGCAGAAAGTACGATATTAAAACCATCACCTTTTGGTTTTTTAGAAATAATATTGATTACTGCACCACCCTGGGCATCGTATTTGGCAGTTGGATTAGCCATAATTTCTATTTTGGCAATATTATCTGAGGGCAAACTCCGGAGGTAGGCCGCCAGATCTTCACCCGATAACCTGATGGGTTTATCATCCATATAAATCACCACGCCTTTATTGTTTGCCGTTACCCCGCTATCAAAACGCGTTTGTACGCCAGGTGCTCTACCCAGCGCATCCCAAACCGTAGCACCACTGGCCACTATGCTGTTTTCGACATTGAATATCACCCTGTCGATTTTTCTTACAATAAGCGGTTTTGAAGCGGATACCGTGACCTGATCCAGCGTTTTATCGTCACTGATCATCATTATCGTGACTGAATCCATCGGAAGACCTATTGCTTTGCTCATATCTTTATATCCAACGGCCTTCAGCGTTAAAACATAATTGCCTATAAAAGGCTGCTGAAAACTGAACAGCCCGTTTTTTGAAATCTGGACGGCTACGGTCGAATCTGCATGGTGCAGGACAATGGTTACCCCATCAATCGGTTCGCCGGTTTTATCAGTTACCAAACCGTTACGCAACTGCGCTAAAGTGATCAGAGGGAAATATAAGAGAAGGAGTAAGAGGAACTTTTTCATGTTCCAAAACTAATGGCTAACCGTGTAAAGCAAGGTTAATATCGGTTAAATATGGTTAAATCTTCTGCCCAAACTTCCATTGATAAAATGATTTGTTCAATTTAGGGGGATGAAATGGCTAACTTCCAGATATGTTTTTCCTTTGGCGGTGATTACACTGATCATTAGTCTATGCCTGCAGTGTGCGTGGATAAGGCAATTGTATCTGGCGCAAAAGAAATCTGTTGCTACAATGCTCGAATCTATCGTTAGTGATGCTTCGCGGCAGATCACCTATAGGAGCATTGCCAAAGGACACGAGAAAAGTGCCCGTTTTCAGCAATTTTTCCTTTCTCAGGAGTGGTTGGCCCTAAGGCAGGCTTTTGATGAACTAAAGGTCGACAATCTGCGGAGCCGATTCCATTATGGGATTACCAATGATAGCTCGGTAGTGGAAATGAAAATGTCGTTTCTGAATGATGCTAAACTGAAATTCGACCATAAATCTTCAGCCATTACCGATGGCAAATCGCAACGGGAAGTTTCGTTACAAGATCAGCGCGACCTGAAAGTAATGGATAGTTTAGTGAACCATAAGCTCGATCAATTGGGTATGCCTATCAGAAGAAATTATGCCCTTTACGATTATTCAGATGGGAAACTGGTGAAAGGAAAGCCGATTACTAATGCTTCCTCTGCTTTCGTAAGCGGGAAATATACTTATAACCTTAAGTTTCAAAACAGGTATCAGCTGGTGGTGCCAAGCATTACCTGGCTGATCATTTATCAGATGAAATATTACCTCATTTCGTCGTTTATGATGTTGGTGCTTACGGCGGCAGCGTTTTACCTGCTCATCAGACTGATGAAAAACCAGCAGCTTTATGCGCAGGCGAGGATGAGTTTTACGAGCAATATGACGCATGAACTCCAAACCCCGATCTCGACGATTGCTGTTGCCCTCGAATCGATCAGCAAGTATCATTTAATTGATGAACCCGAAAAACTGGAGAATTACATCAATATCAGCCGCCACGAATTGCAGCGGTTGCAGGCGATGATCGAAAAAGTGCTAAAGCAGGAGCAGATGGATCTTGGAAAAACGAAACTACAGTTTAGTCTGTTCGATGTTCAGCCAGTACTGCAACAGGTTATTTACGCTATGGATATACAGGTGCAGGAGAAAAATGCAGAACTTATACTTTTGCAATCGGATGAACCTGTTTTTATCAAGGGTGATGTCATGCATATTTCGAATGTATGCTATAACCTGATCGATAATGCATTGAAATATTCTCCTCCTCATGCTAAAATTGAGGTATCCTGTAGCATTGCTGATCATGAATTAACAATCAGTTTTAAAGATAACGGCCCGGGGATAAATGAAATTTATCAGCAGCAGGTTTTTGAGCGCTTTTTCAGGATTTTTAACCAGGATAATATACACAATGTGAAAGGATCAGGCCTGGGACTTCACTATGTAAAACAGGTGGTGGAACTCCACGGCGGACGTGTTGCACTGCAGAGCAAAATAGGGAAAGGAAGTAATTTTATGATCATTTTACCAATGTATGAAGAAAACTAAGGTTTTATATGCTGAAGATGAGCCGTTTTTGGCGCGGATTGTCCTCGATGGTTTAACCAGCAGTGGTTACGAGGTTAATCTTGCTGCTGATGGGGCGCTTGCCTGGAAACAGTTTGTAGCAGAAAAACCCGATATCTGTGTGCTCGACATCATGATGCCGCAAAAAGATGGTTATACACTGGCGGCTGAAATCAGAAAATCGGATCCCAATATTCCGATTATCTTTTTGAGTGCCAAAGCCCTTACCGAAGATGTGGTGATGGGATTTAAAAACGGAGGTAACGACTACCTTAAAAAACCTTTCAGTATTGATGAGTTGCTGGTGCGGATGGAATCGCTGTTAAATAGATTTGGTCCTGCGAATAAGGGTGAAAATGAGGTAAATAAAAAATACCAGTTCAGAAACTGTGAACTTGATCCTGTTGGCCAAAAATTAAAAACTTCTGCAGGCGAATATTCACTTTCCTATAAAGAAACCGTTCTGCTCGAATTACTATTGAAAAACCGGAACAACATTTTGGAACGGGAGGATGCTTTGATTAAAATATGGGGAGAAGACAGTTTTTACAATGGACGCAGTATGGATGTTTTTATGGCGCACCTGCGCAAACTCCTGAAAAGTGAACCTGAAGTACAGATCATCAGTTTAAGGGGAGTGGGGTATAAACTGATCTGTTGACTGTTGCTTCCTACTATTGCAATAATAATATGCTGAACGCGATCAGGCTTTGATAAACTCTCCATGTTCACACACAATGTCATTGCCACAGTTCGTAATGGCTTCCAGAACAGGAACAAAACCTTTTCCAAAATTAGTTAAACTGTAAATAACCTTAATTGGTGGCTTTTTACCATACACTTTCCTTAGTACCAAAGCATCTTTTTCCAACTGTTTTAATTGAAGGCTTAATGTCATTTCGGTGATGGAGGGCATTTCCTTGCGGAGCTCGCTATATCGTTTAGGTCCGTTTTTTAAATGGTACAAAATTACCGCCTTCCATTTTCCGCCAATTAAATCCATCGTAAGGCTTACCGTACAAGGGTACGTTTTTCCTTTTAGTTTAACATAATCGCCTACACATTCTGTTTTCATCTTCAATTTTTCAGGCCTATCTGTTTTGATAGTTATTGCAAATGTAAATTACTCAAAATACTTTTGCAACTATAATAATGATAGTTTAAAAATCAAGAAAAAATGTTACATACTTCAATAGAAAATAACGCAACTTCACAAATTGAAAAACCGCTCATTACCATTGTTGGTATTTTGGGCAAGCAAGGTTATAGTGTTGCGCATAGCCTACTGGCAAGCGGCGCTTACCGTATTCGCGGTATAACCCGCCGGCTTGATATTCCGGAAGCAGTTGAACTGGCGGAAAAAGGCGTTGAGCTTGTAAGCTTACCGCTCAGCCTTGGGTATAAAAAAGAGTTTACAGAAGCATTTCGTGGCGCAGATAGCATTTTTCTGATGACGCCGAACATTGCTCCGCCGGCTACCTACGAATTTGAATTGGGTAAAGAACTGGCAGATGCAGCTGTTGAGGCGGGGGTGCAACAAATCATTTTTAGTAGTCTGGAAAATGTAGACAAGTTAACAGATGGAAAATTATTCGCACCGCATTTCACAGATAAAGCCATGGTTGAAGCATATATCCGCACTTTACCTGTAAGAAGTTCATTTATCTATATGGCTTTCTTTTTTACTAATTTAATGGAATTTTATAACCCTCAATTAAAAGGTGATACGCTTGTATTTCCGATTTATTTACCGAAAAATTTTGCTGCGCCATTTGTAGATCCGCTTACTGCAACCGGACCTGCTGTTTTAGAGATTCTTTCAAATCCGGATAAATATTCAGGCAAATCCTTACCTGTAATTGGTGATATCATTAGCCCGCAGGAAATGGTTGATACTTTTACCAAAGTGACAGGTATAAAAGCTGAATACCGTTCGGCATATAAAAGGCAGGAAATGCTCCAATATTTCCCGGAATTTGCTTCAAATGATGTTTTGTTGCGAGAGATTTTAGGAATGGCAGAATTTGCTGTAGAATATGGTTACTTCAGTAACGAGCGTGACCTGCAATGGAGCCGGCAGATCAATCCG
Proteins encoded in this region:
- a CDS encoding cbb3-type cytochrome c oxidase N-terminal domain-containing protein translates to MKKIKLLLFSLFLSAASYAAEQKTAEAIVPSQPGLGLSQTEILIILLLLFALVLLFVSLTLLNAFKVMYQEQLNPTKYSGPVKEGALDYDSWLKQKTVKPSIWAKLLSLKPIEEEKNLVIDHAYDGIKELNNPVPAWFNFLFFGTMIFAAGYLFYYHIGGYGDLQDKEYENEMAKAQVEKAAYLEKSANTIDENSVKFDNTPTVLEDGKTIFNTNCVVCHGDKGQGVIGPNLTDDYWLHGGGINNVFKTIKYGVPEKGMISWEKNLNPKQISAVANFILSLKGSNPAGAKAPQGEKYEAKDVKDNEMKVAKDSVNQADVTKK
- the ccoG gene encoding cytochrome c oxidase accessory protein CcoG — its product is MLPKNKPESKGKGRNFIYPKKPSGRLYTYRKWVSYMLLLFLFSCPFLKLNGEQLVLLNFIERKFVFFGLIFTPQDFYLFALAMLIFIIFIVCFTVVLGRLWCGWACPQTIFMEMVFRRIEYWIEGDASKQKKLDEGPWNTEKLWKKGIKHFIFLIISFAIANTFLAYMIGSDVLFKIITEPITGHVSGFISIWLFTFIFYGVFAYVREVVCTVICPYGRLQGVLLDNQSLVVAYDFTRGEPRGRLQRNTQEQKTGDCIDCGLCVQVCPTGIDIRQGTQLECVNCTACIDSCDEVMLKIGKPKNLIGFFNQDFIAERKPYKIGLKSYGYAAVLFVVLMVFSSLIYKRENIQTTVLRASGTLYQSRGTDKTSNLYNAELVNKTNKAVKFTFRSQDSSDQIDFIQQATVLPKEGTVHLTFFLIRKNNSIKKYKTDAVFEVLANGEVLSTATTSFFAQPESE
- a CDS encoding FixH family protein → MNWGTKIVMGMFAFMLFIVGMVIYMFHVHGRDALIEENYYEKGINYNAEYDAKQNVLNDDARPKITITHTQIVIQLKDSAQYELVLMRPANSDDDVKRKGNTTGASHLILVDKTKMAKGMWFINLSWHAEGKVYLFKNNITL
- a CDS encoding sulfite exporter TauE/SafE family protein, with the translated sequence MTDYLPLAFLMGLFGSLHCAVMCGPIMLGMPFRKQDFFNSAVQLLLYQLGRIAVYTILGLLVGILGNSIRLFSDQKTLSILIGSGLILFTALQLNKTYRNRFSTLQLKAMNPLSKLMGKVFNLKLWGLFAGMLNGIIPCGMVYLALATALNTGNVQSGATFMFLFGLGTTPLMLMISLGGIFLKKYIRFNTNKLIPWLMLFMGALLIMRSADLGIPFFSPKNTGGYGHSIECR
- a CDS encoding outer membrane beta-barrel protein gives rise to the protein MKKFLLLLLLYFPLITLAQLRNGLVTDKTGEPIDGVTIVLHHADSTVAVQISKNGLFSFQQPFIGNYVLTLKAVGYKDMSKAIGLPMDSVTIMMISDDKTLDQVTVSASKPLIVRKIDRVIFNVENSIVASGATVWDALGRAPGVQTRFDSGVTANNKGVVIYMDDKPIRLSGEDLAAYLRSLPSDNIAKIEIMANPTAKYDAQGGAVINIISKKPKGDGFNIVLSAGYTQSTYSSYNPSMVFNYRKDKLNVYGSYGYSRRKKDHTENEYVIFDSPENYSDWRNDKSGIRSGNANSYKIGADYNLSSKQVIGILVNGYNGNNSRPNQVLTTIVNNYKPLPDSILHTQNVSNGKVYQYSFNLNYKIKLDTNGRNINVDVDYVPYQNKNSQQVDTYGTLANGNLLSDNYHIFTPSNQNIDIYSGKLDYTDKFWKKWTFESGLKYSSIRTRNNFDFYNNQATGPELIPNRSDRFEYAENVSAIYASISGDVGNWSFEGGFRGEYTRTNGQSMVLNTNNQNNYFKLFPTLFVAYKMNKDHEINLTYNSRINRPEYWRLNPFKSYTSPYTYLEGNPALQPAFIYNGELGYTYKQQYNISFYLRRVVDYFSNITVQDNGSKLFYDTQRNLDLSQETGFSASFPIQAASWWEINNYAQGSYRQEKSGYLQARYDYHVWGIYLSSNHAFTLNKAQGLKAEISAWYSSPTIQGIYKLARLYDVSAGMSKSLLKGKGTLRLAVNDIFYGNAYRIDVNYENQRNGFYEQNDTRSATLSFSYRLGGNPTAARKRTSASEEEKKRTQ
- a CDS encoding sensor histidine kinase KdpD, with amino-acid sequence MKWLTSRYVFPLAVITLIISLCLQCAWIRQLYLAQKKSVATMLESIVSDASRQITYRSIAKGHEKSARFQQFFLSQEWLALRQAFDELKVDNLRSRFHYGITNDSSVVEMKMSFLNDAKLKFDHKSSAITDGKSQREVSLQDQRDLKVMDSLVNHKLDQLGMPIRRNYALYDYSDGKLVKGKPITNASSAFVSGKYTYNLKFQNRYQLVVPSITWLIIYQMKYYLISSFMMLVLTAAAFYLLIRLMKNQQLYAQARMSFTSNMTHELQTPISTIAVALESISKYHLIDEPEKLENYINISRHELQRLQAMIEKVLKQEQMDLGKTKLQFSLFDVQPVLQQVIYAMDIQVQEKNAELILLQSDEPVFIKGDVMHISNVCYNLIDNALKYSPPHAKIEVSCSIADHELTISFKDNGPGINEIYQQQVFERFFRIFNQDNIHNVKGSGLGLHYVKQVVELHGGRVALQSKIGKGSNFMIILPMYEEN
- a CDS encoding response regulator transcription factor codes for the protein MKKTKVLYAEDEPFLARIVLDGLTSSGYEVNLAADGALAWKQFVAEKPDICVLDIMMPQKDGYTLAAEIRKSDPNIPIIFLSAKALTEDVVMGFKNGGNDYLKKPFSIDELLVRMESLLNRFGPANKGENEVNKKYQFRNCELDPVGQKLKTSAGEYSLSYKETVLLELLLKNRNNILEREDALIKIWGEDSFYNGRSMDVFMAHLRKLLKSEPEVQIISLRGVGYKLIC
- a CDS encoding helix-turn-helix domain-containing protein, whose amino-acid sequence is MKTECVGDYVKLKGKTYPCTVSLTMDLIGGKWKAVILYHLKNGPKRYSELRKEMPSITEMTLSLQLKQLEKDALVLRKVYGKKPPIKVIYSLTNFGKGFVPVLEAITNCGNDIVCEHGEFIKA
- a CDS encoding NmrA/HSCARG family protein, which gives rise to MLHTSIENNATSQIEKPLITIVGILGKQGYSVAHSLLASGAYRIRGITRRLDIPEAVELAEKGVELVSLPLSLGYKKEFTEAFRGADSIFLMTPNIAPPATYEFELGKELADAAVEAGVQQIIFSSLENVDKLTDGKLFAPHFTDKAMVEAYIRTLPVRSSFIYMAFFFTNLMEFYNPQLKGDTLVFPIYLPKNFAAPFVDPLTATGPAVLEILSNPDKYSGKSLPVIGDIISPQEMVDTFTKVTGIKAEYRSAYKRQEMLQYFPEFASNDVLLREILGMAEFAVEYGYFSNERDLQWSRQINPRTLNWEAFLRKTKWKGQKLMY